One region of Acidovorax sp. T1 genomic DNA includes:
- a CDS encoding acyl-CoA dehydrogenase family protein, which produces MDFDYSPKTKELQAKLLQFMDDHIYPNESAYKDELAANTAAGKRWSALNTIENLKPKAQAAGLWNLFLPVDSAAASGYEGAGLTNQEYAPLAEIMGRVPWASEVFNCSAPDTGNMETIARYGDETNKARWLKPLLEGKIRSAFAMTEPDVASSDATNIETRIERQGDEYVINGRKWWISGAADPRCAVFVTMGKTDPDAPKHSQQSMVLVPADTPGIKIIRPLNVLGYDDAPHGHVEMTFDNVRVPVSNILLGEGRGFEIAQGRLGPGRIHHCMRLIGLAERALELMCKRASSRTAFGKTVSQQTVTQERIAEARCKIDMARLLTLKAAWLMDTAGNKVARTEIAMIKVVAPSMACQVIDWAMQVHGGGGMCDDFPLAYAYAGARTLRFADGPDEVHRNAIAKWELGKYAAPKHEVQPPVTRGC; this is translated from the coding sequence ATGGACTTTGACTACTCCCCCAAGACCAAAGAACTGCAGGCCAAGCTGCTCCAGTTCATGGATGACCACATCTATCCGAACGAGTCCGCGTACAAGGATGAGTTGGCCGCCAACACGGCAGCGGGCAAGCGCTGGTCGGCCCTGAACACCATCGAAAACCTCAAACCCAAAGCCCAGGCCGCGGGCCTTTGGAATCTTTTTCTGCCGGTGGACAGCGCCGCAGCATCAGGCTACGAAGGCGCTGGCCTGACCAACCAGGAGTACGCACCCCTGGCCGAAATCATGGGCCGCGTGCCATGGGCCAGTGAGGTATTCAACTGCTCGGCACCCGACACGGGCAACATGGAAACCATCGCCCGCTATGGCGATGAAACCAACAAGGCCCGCTGGCTCAAGCCCCTGCTGGAGGGCAAGATCCGCTCGGCCTTCGCCATGACCGAGCCCGATGTGGCATCGAGCGACGCGACCAACATCGAGACGCGCATCGAGCGCCAGGGTGATGAATACGTCATCAACGGCCGCAAATGGTGGATTTCCGGCGCAGCCGACCCCCGCTGCGCTGTGTTCGTCACCATGGGCAAGACCGACCCGGACGCCCCCAAGCACTCGCAGCAAAGCATGGTGCTGGTGCCCGCCGACACCCCCGGCATCAAGATCATTCGCCCGCTGAACGTACTGGGCTACGACGATGCCCCACACGGCCACGTCGAGATGACCTTCGACAACGTGCGTGTGCCGGTCAGCAACATCCTGCTGGGCGAGGGCCGAGGTTTCGAAATCGCCCAAGGCCGCCTGGGCCCTGGACGCATCCACCACTGCATGCGCCTGATCGGACTGGCCGAGCGCGCACTGGAGCTGATGTGCAAACGCGCATCGTCGCGCACAGCCTTCGGCAAGACCGTGTCCCAGCAAACAGTGACGCAAGAACGCATTGCCGAGGCCCGCTGCAAGATCGACATGGCCCGCCTGCTCACCCTCAAGGCTGCCTGGCTGATGGACACGGCAGGCAACAAGGTAGCGCGCACCGAAATCGCCATGATCAAGGTGGTTGCCCCCAGCATGGCCTGCCAGGTGATCGACTGGGCCATGCAGGTGCACGGCGGCGGTGGCATGTGCGACGACTTCCCGCTGGCCTACGCCTACGCCGGCGCACGCACGCTGCGCTTTGCCGACGGCCCGGACGAAGTGCACCGCAATGCGATTGCCAAGTGGGAGCTGGGCAAGTACGCAGCGCCAAAGCACGAGGTGCAGCCACCCGTCACGCGCGGCTGCTGA
- a CDS encoding thiazole synthase produces MTNSTPQDPLVLYGQQFASRLLLGTSRYPSPAVLEAAVVRARPAMVTASLRRQGSNPAESGSSFWELLRRLNVPILPNTAGCHSVQEAITTAHMAREVFNTPWIKLELIGDDYTLQPDTLNLVEAAAQLIKDGFQVLPYCTEDLVLCQRLVDVGCQAVMPWAAPIGTGRGPVNPYALQLLRERLDVPLLVDAGLGLPSHACQVMEWGYDGVLLNTAVALAQDPVTMAGAFADAVQAGRAARKAGAMAAQDTAQASTPVLGTPFWHHAHE; encoded by the coding sequence ATGACCAATTCAACGCCTCAAGACCCGCTGGTGCTGTATGGCCAGCAGTTCGCCAGCCGCCTGCTGCTGGGCACCTCGCGCTACCCATCCCCCGCCGTGCTTGAAGCCGCCGTGGTGCGTGCCCGGCCCGCCATGGTCACCGCATCGCTGCGCCGCCAGGGCAGCAACCCGGCCGAAAGCGGCAGCAGCTTCTGGGAGCTGCTGCGCCGCCTGAATGTGCCCATCCTGCCCAACACCGCCGGCTGCCACAGCGTGCAAGAGGCCATCACCACAGCGCACATGGCGCGCGAGGTGTTCAACACCCCCTGGATCAAGCTGGAGCTGATTGGCGACGACTACACGCTGCAGCCCGACACGCTCAACCTGGTGGAAGCGGCCGCGCAGCTCATCAAGGACGGCTTTCAGGTGCTGCCCTACTGCACCGAAGACCTCGTGCTGTGCCAGCGCCTGGTGGACGTGGGCTGCCAGGCCGTGATGCCCTGGGCCGCCCCCATTGGCACCGGGCGCGGCCCCGTCAACCCCTATGCGCTGCAGCTGCTGCGCGAGCGCCTGGACGTGCCGCTGCTGGTGGACGCGGGCCTGGGCCTGCCATCGCACGCCTGCCAGGTCATGGAATGGGGTTACGACGGCGTGCTGCTAAACACCGCCGTGGCACTGGCGCAAGACCCCGTCACCATGGCCGGGGCTTTTGCCGACGCGGTGCAGGCGGGGCGAGCCGCCCGCAAGGCCGGCGCCATGGCCGCCCAGGACACCGCCCAGGCCAGCACGCCCGTGCTGGGCACCCCCTTCTGGCACCACGCCCACGAATGA
- a CDS encoding type IV pilus assembly protein FimV → MTTPKKEIVVNIRNVIFGVGCWVAVGSAAAISLGQSRGAVILGAPVDLVFDVQPDAGADIASSCVTADVAFGDVPVGDAKVRVSPLPDLPGRSPAVRVQVVGSVNEPVVTVTMSAGCSGTVTRTYTFLADPPAAHVPGRVVNIEQLASVPPAVARGSGVGADRPASPPPVRRRIVQAPAVAPEQREAAASAPIKPRAAKPTARTAPPRAPREVVRKAPEREERTVKATTPPLPPVSERSRLVMEPLDALAQPSVALRPSTDMGAVPAQAAASQRQEAAAAWKAMNAPLGGVPQDDERVRALETEMAALRAKSTAERAAMVELQQRLALIEAQRFSSGLVYALMAALALALGLLAWVWTRARRDSRLAMQAWRDSVALSARHSDAARHDPHDPRDPHDLTPHPHDTWAPEDSSPLGGDTYGLHSETSPFHSTVAAAASAPERAPQPVPVPETVPRLENPSQIVNPEELFDIQQQAEFFVSVGEHDQAVEVLKKHIAAHQATSSSAYRELLGLYHKLGRSDDFAQLRKQFCHHFNAQIPEFSVFSHKGRTLEDYIDALAAIEAEWTSSSVLQLLEKFLFLKDGRAAVAPFDLAAFDDLLLLLAIAQTTPASARGAPPHACAQHRLRCRLTGPCQRLPAAILLLRRLLSICLWIRWRPAWSLILASVYRRQVLPGTWFRKPPHTRIHPGWSWNWTWICPILRI, encoded by the coding sequence ATGACCACACCAAAAAAAGAAATTGTTGTGAATATACGTAACGTAATTTTTGGGGTCGGATGTTGGGTGGCCGTCGGCAGTGCCGCAGCCATCTCGCTGGGGCAGAGCCGGGGCGCGGTCATCCTTGGTGCACCGGTCGATCTCGTATTCGATGTGCAGCCCGATGCGGGTGCAGATATTGCTTCGTCCTGCGTTACGGCAGACGTGGCGTTTGGTGATGTTCCTGTCGGTGACGCCAAGGTCCGGGTATCGCCATTGCCTGACTTGCCGGGGCGTTCTCCAGCCGTGCGCGTGCAGGTGGTCGGCTCGGTGAACGAGCCCGTTGTCACCGTCACGATGTCGGCTGGTTGCTCGGGAACGGTCACGCGCACCTACACGTTTTTGGCCGACCCGCCCGCAGCGCATGTGCCGGGCCGCGTCGTGAATATTGAGCAGTTGGCGTCGGTTCCCCCTGCCGTGGCTCGCGGTTCCGGGGTGGGCGCTGACCGCCCGGCATCTCCACCCCCCGTGCGCCGCCGCATTGTGCAGGCACCGGCCGTAGCCCCGGAGCAGCGTGAAGCGGCTGCTTCAGCCCCCATCAAACCGCGGGCCGCCAAGCCGACAGCCCGCACGGCGCCACCGCGCGCGCCGCGGGAGGTTGTGCGCAAAGCCCCTGAACGCGAAGAGCGCACCGTCAAGGCGACCACGCCGCCGCTGCCGCCAGTATCAGAGCGCTCGCGGCTGGTCATGGAGCCACTGGACGCATTGGCTCAACCGTCAGTTGCCCTGCGGCCTTCGACCGACATGGGGGCCGTGCCTGCGCAGGCGGCGGCCTCACAGCGGCAGGAGGCGGCAGCAGCCTGGAAGGCGATGAACGCGCCCCTGGGCGGGGTGCCGCAAGACGACGAGCGTGTTCGTGCGCTGGAGACCGAGATGGCCGCGTTGCGTGCCAAATCGACCGCCGAGCGCGCCGCGATGGTCGAGCTCCAGCAGCGGCTTGCGTTGATCGAGGCTCAGCGCTTTTCCTCGGGACTGGTCTATGCATTGATGGCTGCGTTGGCGCTGGCGCTGGGCTTGCTCGCCTGGGTCTGGACCCGGGCGCGCCGTGATTCCCGGCTGGCCATGCAGGCATGGCGCGATTCGGTGGCGTTGAGCGCCAGGCACAGCGATGCCGCGCGGCACGACCCCCATGATCCCCGTGATCCCCATGACCTGACGCCACATCCCCATGACACCTGGGCGCCAGAAGACTCGTCTCCGTTGGGCGGAGATACCTACGGCCTCCATTCGGAAACTTCGCCTTTCCATTCCACGGTGGCTGCCGCAGCCTCCGCGCCAGAGCGCGCACCGCAGCCCGTACCCGTGCCAGAGACCGTTCCTCGCCTTGAAAACCCCTCGCAAATTGTCAACCCTGAAGAGCTTTTTGACATTCAGCAGCAGGCGGAGTTTTTTGTTTCTGTGGGAGAACACGATCAGGCCGTGGAAGTGTTGAAGAAGCACATCGCAGCCCACCAGGCAACTTCGTCGTCGGCTTATCGGGAGCTACTGGGGCTCTACCACAAGCTGGGTCGTTCGGACGACTTTGCGCAACTGCGCAAGCAGTTTTGCCACCACTTCAATGCGCAGATTCCGGAGTTTTCAGTGTTCAGTCATAAAGGCCGAACCCTGGAGGATTACATCGACGCACTGGCCGCCATCGAGGCAGAGTGGACCTCGTCCTCCGTGCTGCAGTTGCTGGAAAAGTTTCTGTTCCTGAAGGACGGTCGTGCTGCGGTCGCCCCGTTTGATCTGGCTGCGTTTGACGACCTGCTGCTGCTGCTGGCCATTGCCCAGACCACCCCGGCCAGCGCGCGCGGCGCCCCCCCCCACGCATGCGCACAACACCGCTTGCGTTGCCGTTTGACCGGCCCGTGTCAACGCCTGCCAGCCGCAATCCTGCTCTTGCGGCGGCTGCTGTCGATCTGCCTCTGGATTCGCTGGCGGCCAGCCTGGAGTTTGATTTTGGCCAGCGTGTACCGCCGGCAGGTGTTACCGGGAACGTGGTTTCGCAAGCCCCCGCACACCCGAATTCACCCGGGCTGGAGTTGGAACTGGACCTGGATCTGTCCGATCCTCCGCATCTGA
- a CDS encoding phosphotransferase gives MSNFDHFVGTRPVSDQHAFDTPALTQWLTQNMKGFSGPLTVEMFKGGQSNPTYKLITPGTSYVMRAKPGPVAKLLPSAHAIEREFAVMSGLYGTNVPVPRMHVLCEDESVIGRAFYVMECMQGRVLWDQSLPGMTPSERGAIYNEMNRVIAALHTVQFADRGLAGYGKPGNYFDRQIGRWSKQYVASITQPIEEMDRLMEWLPAHMPASARDESKVSIVHGDYRLDNLMFHPTEPRVVAVLDWELSTLGHPLADFSYHCMSWHIPAALGRGIAGQDLTALGIPDEDSYIRSYCERTGIATPEALRADWNFYLAYNMFRIAAILQGIAKRVEAGTASSAQAKASGDTARPMAQLAWSFAQRG, from the coding sequence ATGAGCAACTTTGATCATTTCGTCGGCACCCGTCCTGTTTCCGATCAGCACGCTTTTGACACACCCGCGCTGACGCAGTGGCTCACCCAAAATATGAAAGGATTCTCCGGTCCTTTGACCGTGGAGATGTTCAAAGGGGGGCAGTCCAACCCGACCTACAAACTCATCACGCCCGGCACCAGCTATGTAATGCGCGCCAAGCCCGGCCCCGTGGCCAAGCTGCTGCCCTCAGCCCATGCCATCGAGCGTGAATTTGCCGTGATGAGCGGCCTGTATGGCACCAACGTGCCCGTGCCGCGCATGCATGTGCTGTGCGAGGACGAATCGGTAATTGGCCGCGCCTTTTATGTCATGGAGTGCATGCAGGGCCGCGTGCTGTGGGACCAATCCCTGCCCGGCATGACACCTTCTGAGCGCGGCGCCATCTACAACGAGATGAACCGCGTGATTGCCGCGCTGCACACCGTGCAGTTTGCCGACCGGGGACTGGCAGGCTACGGCAAGCCCGGCAACTACTTTGACCGCCAGATTGGCCGCTGGAGCAAGCAATACGTCGCCTCCATCACCCAGCCCATTGAAGAGATGGACCGGCTGATGGAATGGCTGCCCGCGCACATGCCGGCCAGCGCGCGCGATGAAAGCAAAGTCTCCATCGTGCACGGCGACTACCGGCTGGACAACCTCATGTTCCACCCGACCGAGCCCCGCGTGGTGGCCGTGCTCGACTGGGAACTGTCCACCCTGGGCCACCCGCTGGCCGACTTCAGCTACCACTGCATGAGCTGGCACATCCCGGCGGCGCTGGGGCGCGGCATTGCGGGGCAAGACCTGACCGCGCTGGGCATCCCGGATGAAGACAGCTACATCCGCAGCTACTGCGAGCGCACCGGCATCGCCACACCCGAGGCGCTGCGGGCCGACTGGAACTTCTACCTCGCCTACAACATGTTCCGCATCGCGGCCATCTTGCAGGGCATTGCCAAGCGGGTCGAGGCGGGTACCGCCTCCAGCGCACAGGCCAAGGCCTCGGGCGACACCGCCCGGCCCATGGCGCAACTGGCCTGGTCCTTCGCCCAACGGGGCTGA
- a CDS encoding 3-hydroxyacyl-CoA dehydrogenase, translating to MKNQFPIVGIVGAGAMGRGIAQIAAQAGSQILLLDMQPNAAESARNSIQTQWQRLLEKGRISGEQAADWGSRLQPVAAIADLASCDLVIEAIVEQLDAKQALFTQLEAVVKPQAVLATNTSSLAVTAIGAALQQPERLAGFHFFNPVPLMKVVEVIAGLKTAPTVCEALAQYARQMGHTPVQAQDTPGFIVNHAGRGFGTEALRIVSEGVADFATIDRILRDQVGFKLGPFELMDLTALDVSHPVMESIYHQYYEEPRFRPSVITAQRLAGGMVGKKVGEGFYRYQDGVAQVPAEPATPEVASIPPVWVSPRAARRAELYQLLKDLGATIETGASPSQTAISLVAPLGFDITTVAVVERLDPARTIGIDMLIDDAATRRRVLATNPATRVDIRDAAHALFARDGKAVSVIRDSGGFVTQRVVATIVNIASDICQQQICSPRDLETAVTLGLGYPFGPLAMGDRWGPTNILEVLFNMQTVYGDPRYRPSPWLRRRGAIGLSLAHVEER from the coding sequence ATGAAAAATCAGTTCCCCATCGTTGGCATCGTAGGCGCAGGCGCCATGGGTCGCGGCATCGCGCAGATCGCTGCCCAGGCTGGCAGCCAGATTCTTTTGCTGGATATGCAGCCGAATGCCGCAGAATCGGCGCGCAACAGCATCCAAACCCAATGGCAGCGCCTGCTGGAAAAAGGACGCATTTCCGGTGAACAGGCCGCAGACTGGGGCAGTCGACTTCAGCCGGTTGCCGCCATCGCCGACCTGGCTTCATGCGACCTGGTGATCGAAGCCATCGTGGAGCAGCTGGACGCCAAGCAGGCACTCTTCACGCAGCTGGAGGCCGTGGTAAAGCCGCAAGCCGTGCTGGCAACCAACACCTCGTCGCTGGCGGTTACCGCCATTGGTGCCGCGTTGCAGCAGCCCGAGCGGCTGGCAGGCTTTCATTTCTTCAACCCTGTGCCGCTGATGAAGGTGGTCGAGGTGATCGCCGGACTCAAGACTGCCCCGACAGTGTGCGAGGCACTTGCCCAGTACGCACGCCAGATGGGGCACACCCCGGTGCAGGCGCAAGACACCCCGGGATTCATCGTCAACCATGCCGGGCGCGGCTTTGGCACCGAGGCCTTGCGCATCGTCAGCGAGGGCGTGGCTGATTTCGCCACCATCGACCGCATCCTGCGCGACCAGGTGGGCTTCAAGCTGGGGCCGTTCGAGCTCATGGACCTGACAGCCCTGGACGTGTCCCACCCCGTGATGGAATCCATCTACCACCAGTATTACGAAGAGCCGCGCTTTCGCCCCAGCGTCATCACGGCGCAGCGGCTGGCGGGCGGCATGGTGGGCAAGAAAGTGGGCGAGGGTTTTTATCGCTACCAGGATGGCGTGGCGCAGGTGCCTGCCGAACCGGCCACTCCCGAGGTGGCCAGCATCCCACCGGTCTGGGTTTCGCCGCGCGCAGCGCGCCGTGCCGAGCTGTACCAGTTGCTCAAGGACCTGGGCGCCACCATAGAAACCGGCGCGTCGCCCTCGCAAACGGCCATCTCGCTGGTGGCACCGCTGGGTTTCGACATCACCACCGTGGCTGTGGTGGAACGGCTCGATCCTGCCCGCACCATCGGCATCGACATGCTGATCGACGACGCTGCAACGCGGCGGCGCGTGCTGGCCACCAACCCGGCCACGCGCGTGGATATTCGCGATGCAGCCCACGCCCTCTTCGCCCGCGACGGCAAGGCGGTGAGCGTGATCCGCGACAGCGGCGGCTTTGTCACCCAGCGCGTGGTGGCCACCATCGTGAACATTGCCAGTGATATCTGCCAGCAGCAGATCTGCAGCCCGCGCGACCTGGAAACCGCAGTCACGCTGGGGCTGGGCTACCCGTTCGGGCCGCTGGCCATGGGCGACCGCTGGGGGCCCACCAACATCCTGGAAGTGCTGTTCAACATGCAGACGGTCTATGGCGACCCACGGTATCGCCCCAGCCCCTGGTTGCGCCGGCGCGGGGCCATTGGCCTGAGCCTGGCACATGTTGAAGAGCGTTGA
- a CDS encoding adenylate/guanylate cyclase domain-containing protein, which yields MSVLSTVVFADISGSASLYETLGNERATDAVTQVTHWIGGTIAAHHGRIVKNLGDGVLGIFGDAASAVSAAAAMLRGHQERVSRWPLPLRMGIRVGVASGEVVDVDGDCYGDAVNVASRLCERAGPAEIWATETAVLLSGVAPSVWYRKLGMMEIRGKAGMQMLYQVEWRENEEPDSLTMQATLASNFAPVDSILGQIQFSWHGIDLSFTSTDVPVHIGRATDARLCINDPRVSRLHARIDWRNSGFVLTDMSSFGTWVRFEGSDVPVQLRRDACILHGIGEMALGVSFADSSAPVVKFQVAGGNAHLG from the coding sequence ATGAGTGTTTTATCAACGGTCGTGTTTGCGGATATTTCAGGCAGCGCGTCGTTGTATGAAACCCTGGGCAATGAGCGCGCCACCGATGCCGTCACCCAGGTCACCCATTGGATCGGTGGCACCATCGCGGCCCACCACGGTCGCATCGTCAAAAACCTCGGAGATGGCGTGCTGGGCATTTTTGGCGATGCGGCCAGTGCCGTCTCTGCCGCAGCGGCAATGCTGCGCGGACACCAGGAACGGGTGAGCCGATGGCCCCTGCCACTGCGCATGGGCATCCGGGTGGGCGTGGCCAGCGGCGAGGTGGTGGATGTGGATGGCGACTGCTATGGCGACGCCGTCAACGTGGCCTCTCGATTGTGCGAGCGCGCCGGGCCCGCAGAAATCTGGGCCACGGAAACCGCCGTGCTGCTGTCAGGCGTCGCGCCCTCGGTGTGGTATCGCAAGCTGGGGATGATGGAGATCCGCGGCAAGGCCGGGATGCAGATGCTCTATCAGGTGGAGTGGCGCGAGAACGAAGAGCCCGACTCGCTGACCATGCAGGCCACGCTGGCCAGCAACTTCGCGCCAGTGGACTCGATCCTGGGGCAGATCCAGTTTTCGTGGCACGGAATCGATTTGTCCTTCACCTCGACCGACGTTCCTGTTCATATCGGCCGCGCGACCGATGCCCGGTTGTGCATCAACGACCCGCGTGTTTCACGCCTGCATGCGCGCATCGATTGGCGCAACAGCGGCTTCGTGCTGACCGATATGAGCAGTTTTGGCACCTGGGTGCGCTTTGAGGGCAGCGATGTCCCGGTGCAATTGCGCCGCGACGCCTGCATCCTGCATGGCATCGGCGAGATGGCGCTGGGAGTTTCGTTCGCAGATTCGAGCGCGCCCGTCGTGAAATTCCAGGTGGCTGGAGGCAATGCGCACCTCGGTTGA
- a CDS encoding oxepin-CoA hydrolase, alternative type, whose translation MPAQLQATREGQTLVLTLSNPELRNALDPVMYAAGIEALNVAENSAEVRSVVITGAAGMFCAGGNLQRLQANRQADPQVQAQSIEGLHSWIETIRTFPKPVIAAVEGAAAGAGFSLALACDLVVAARNAVFVMAYSNVALSPDGGASWSLAQALPRQLATEILMCGDRIAPERLHALGVVNRLAEPGNALAMALALAEQLNARAPNVLVSIKELVGDAPHNLLSTHLASERDHFVKNLHHANAGAGIAAFLDKRTPLYE comes from the coding sequence ATGCCCGCACAACTTCAAGCCACCCGCGAGGGCCAGACCCTGGTTCTGACCCTCAGCAACCCGGAACTGCGCAACGCCCTGGACCCCGTCATGTACGCCGCGGGCATCGAAGCGCTCAACGTTGCCGAGAACAGCGCCGAGGTGCGCAGCGTCGTCATCACCGGCGCGGCAGGCATGTTCTGCGCGGGCGGCAACCTGCAGCGCCTGCAAGCCAACCGCCAGGCTGACCCGCAAGTGCAGGCGCAAAGCATCGAAGGCCTGCACAGCTGGATCGAGACCATTCGCACCTTTCCCAAGCCGGTCATTGCAGCGGTTGAGGGCGCTGCGGCGGGGGCCGGGTTTTCGCTGGCCCTGGCCTGTGACCTGGTGGTGGCGGCCCGCAATGCAGTGTTCGTAATGGCTTACAGCAACGTAGCCCTGTCGCCCGATGGCGGCGCCAGCTGGAGCCTGGCGCAGGCATTGCCACGCCAGCTGGCCACCGAAATCCTCATGTGCGGCGACCGCATTGCGCCAGAGCGCCTGCACGCCCTGGGTGTCGTCAACCGCCTGGCCGAACCCGGCAACGCCTTGGCGATGGCCCTGGCGCTGGCAGAGCAACTCAACGCACGGGCGCCCAACGTGCTGGTCAGCATCAAGGAGCTGGTGGGCGATGCGCCCCACAACCTGCTCTCCACGCACCTGGCAAGCGAGCGGGACCATTTCGTGAAAAACCTGCACCATGCCAACGCGGGGGCCGGCATTGCGGCATTTCTGGACAAACGCACGCCGCTTTACGAATAG
- the thiS gene encoding sulfur carrier protein ThiS, with amino-acid sequence MNISINQVPHELPEGATVADAVAAMAARPPFAVAVNTTFVPNTRYAAHMLQPGDRVEIISPVTGG; translated from the coding sequence ATGAACATCTCGATCAACCAAGTCCCGCACGAACTGCCCGAAGGCGCCACCGTGGCCGATGCCGTGGCTGCCATGGCCGCGCGTCCACCGTTTGCCGTGGCGGTAAACACCACCTTTGTGCCCAACACCCGCTACGCCGCCCACATGCTGCAGCCCGGCGACCGCGTGGAGATCATCTCGCCCGTGACGGGTGGATGA
- a CDS encoding thiamine phosphate synthase, translated as MSDVHTMLQQILQHHAAAFPGFAAQPAPAPTSPDAVYQAALQACSALGFIAHDAECVARAWQARSVRTGHFAAAPWPDEPQDFGLQALPRARTFAPCPQQLGLYAVLPDAAWVGRMARAGVPTVQLRFKSDDPAAVAREVAAAVQAVQDTPALLFINDHWRQAMAAGAYGAHLGQEDLDALQPSELQTLQSSGLRLGVSTHGYAEMLRADAVGPSYIAMGAVFPTTLKKMATAPQGVGRLAAYARLMRAYPLVAIGGIGADQFGEVLGTGVGSIAVVRALVNAPDPEDAARQLLAHMAAPQRFQS; from the coding sequence ATGAGTGATGTCCACACCATGCTGCAACAAATTTTGCAGCACCATGCCGCCGCGTTTCCCGGCTTTGCGGCCCAGCCCGCGCCAGCGCCCACGTCGCCAGATGCGGTGTACCAGGCGGCCCTGCAGGCATGCAGCGCCCTCGGGTTCATTGCCCACGATGCCGAGTGCGTGGCCCGCGCCTGGCAGGCCCGCAGCGTGCGCACAGGCCATTTCGCTGCGGCGCCCTGGCCCGACGAACCCCAGGATTTCGGTCTGCAAGCCCTGCCCCGGGCTCGCACCTTTGCGCCATGTCCGCAGCAGCTGGGGCTGTATGCGGTGTTGCCCGATGCCGCGTGGGTGGGGCGCATGGCGCGGGCCGGCGTGCCCACCGTGCAGCTGCGCTTCAAGTCGGACGACCCTGCCGCCGTGGCGCGCGAGGTGGCGGCAGCCGTGCAGGCGGTGCAAGACACGCCAGCGCTGCTGTTCATCAACGACCATTGGCGCCAGGCCATGGCGGCCGGCGCCTATGGCGCCCACCTCGGGCAGGAAGACCTCGACGCCCTGCAACCCAGCGAGTTGCAGACGCTGCAATCCTCCGGCCTGCGGCTGGGGGTCAGCACGCACGGCTACGCCGAAATGCTGCGCGCCGATGCCGTGGGCCCCAGCTATATCGCCATGGGAGCGGTGTTTCCCACCACGCTCAAAAAGATGGCCACGGCGCCCCAGGGCGTGGGCCGACTGGCGGCTTACGCGCGCCTCATGCGGGCGTATCCGCTGGTGGCCATTGGCGGCATTGGCGCCGATCAGTTTGGCGAAGTGCTGGGCACCGGCGTGGGCTCCATCGCCGTGGTGCGGGCGCTGGTGAACGCGCCCGACCCCGAAGATGCGGCACGCCAGCTGCTGGCTCACATGGCCGCACCACAACGCTTTCAATCATGA
- a CDS encoding Crp/Fnr family transcriptional regulator codes for MDDPILTIEEREAINSGRWFSSLSPSLRHDILRCAYVKRFKDGGLIAARGDPPEEWIACARGAVRVSSTSISGKQITLTYVEPGIWFGDVAIFDGDRRTHDAYAHGDTTILCVAKADFKKILAAHTEFYEAMLRLHARRIRQLYGLVEDLNTLPLRARLAKQLVHLVRSYGIPSLSDGSEMRIGLQLAQEELAQLLGASRQRVNQELKSMEREDAIRIEPGGLVVRDREALMRIAESDN; via the coding sequence ATGGACGACCCGATTCTTACTATCGAAGAACGTGAAGCGATCAACTCAGGTCGCTGGTTTTCATCCCTCTCACCATCCCTTCGACACGACATCCTGCGATGTGCATACGTCAAACGCTTCAAGGATGGCGGCCTCATAGCCGCCCGCGGCGACCCGCCCGAGGAGTGGATTGCCTGCGCGCGCGGTGCAGTGCGGGTGAGCTCGACCTCCATCTCGGGCAAGCAGATCACGCTGACCTATGTGGAGCCAGGCATCTGGTTCGGCGACGTGGCGATTTTCGACGGCGACCGACGCACGCACGATGCCTATGCCCATGGGGACACCACCATCCTGTGCGTGGCCAAGGCCGATTTCAAAAAGATTCTTGCAGCACACACGGAGTTTTACGAAGCCATGCTGCGCCTGCATGCGCGGCGCATTCGCCAGCTGTACGGCCTGGTGGAAGACCTCAACACCCTGCCGCTGCGCGCACGGCTGGCCAAGCAGTTGGTGCACTTGGTTCGCAGCTACGGCATTCCCAGCCTGTCGGACGGCAGCGAGATGCGCATTGGCCTGCAGCTGGCGCAGGAAGAACTGGCGCAGCTGCTGGGCGCATCGCGCCAGCGGGTGAACCAGGAACTGAAATCCATGGAGCGCGAGGACGCCATCCGCATCGAGCCAGGCGGCCTGGTGGTTCGCGACCGCGAAGCGCTCATGCGCATTGCCGAATCCGACAACTGA